In Zingiber officinale cultivar Zhangliang chromosome 1A, Zo_v1.1, whole genome shotgun sequence, a genomic segment contains:
- the LOC122038488 gene encoding uncharacterized protein LOC122038488 gives MQKEGTRAISSATPLPPRPSAPRPVTAKPAKVKSFTREEIDRYWRMRRMVEEDHLLFAEKAAARIRAKALKEEDQRRFEELLKEMLEEKEDEKADAGENKELQIGIKDWWTKSKYAYLNQPAIKSMGMGEKKASGLHEACFYLFPPVEPACVTPFGVY, from the exons ATGCAAAAGGAGGGGACACGCGCAATCTCGTCGGCGACTCCTCTGCCTCCACGGCCTTCGGCGCCCCGGCCGGTTACCGCAAAGCCGGCAAAGGTGAAGAGTTTCACGAGGGAGGAGATCGACCGGTACTGGAGGATGAGAAGGATGGTCGAAGAGGATCACCTCCTCTTCGCTGAGAAAGCGGCGGCTAGGATCAGGGCCAAGGCTCTCAAG GAGGAAGACCAGAGGCGATTCGAGGAACTGCTGAAGGAGATGCTGGAAGAGAAGGAAGACGAGAAAGCCGATGCCGGAGAAAACAAGGAGCTGCAGATAGGAATCAAGGACTG GTGGACCAAAAGTAAGTATGCCTACCTGAACCAACCAGCGATCAAATCTATGGGCATGGGGGAGAAGAAGGCGTCCGGTCTCCACGAAGCCTGCTTCTACCTCTTTCCTCCGGTGGAACCCGCATGTGTCACGCCCTTCGGAGTTTATTAG